A portion of the Oncorhynchus nerka isolate Pitt River linkage group LG27, Oner_Uvic_2.0, whole genome shotgun sequence genome contains these proteins:
- the LOC115111366 gene encoding alpha-1-antitrypsin-like protein CM55-ST, which yields MRTALCLWIVMGVLCPGEVRGHKGNGGDRHHGHSRDHGGDRDYSDRRDSEHGDRRGHGRDHGDRPDHGHGRNHDHGDRRDHGHGRDHDHGRDHGHHHHHEPSDTSTKPVIQGNLEFACSLYNQLVAQPDNQGKNVFFSPLSVSLALAALSVGAKGQTHQQLFTVLGFNSSLLIQEQVDQAFQTILTQLNQKIGVNLMVGSALFVQNNFTPHPEFLEDLKRFYLSEGVTVDFTNIAKAIDTINTYVGDKTKGKIDKLVKDLDPTTVMYLLSYIYFKGKWEIPFNPADTKEDTFHVDENTTVPVQMMSMMKRFSVYYDQEISTSILHLRYNDSVSMMLVLPEKGLASLDEVICLNHITKWHRWKKAREYHVYVPKLSITTTYSLKDILSGIGMPDIFSDRADFSGISEELKVAVSEVVQQASLDVDEAGATTAAATGVVLMPLSSRHTHVLKFDHPFMVFVMDRETKNILFMGKIINPANK from the exons ATGAGGACAGCCCTGTGTTTGTGGATCGTTATGGGAGTACTCTGCCcgggagaggtcagaggtcacaaaGGTAACGGAGGTGACCGCCACCACGGTCACAGTCGCGACCATGGTGGTGACCGTGACTATAGTGACAGGCGTGACAGCGAACATGGTGACAGGCGCGGTCACGGGCGCGACCATGGTGACAGGCCCGACCACGGTCACGGGCGCAACCATGACCATGGTGACAGGCGCGACCACGGTCACGGGCGCGACCATGACCACGGACGAGACCAcgggcatcatcatcatcatgagcCCAGTGACACTAGCACTAAACCAGTGATCCAAGGAAACTTGGAGTTTGCTTGCAGCCTGTATAATCAGCTGGTGGCTCAGCCTGACAACCAGGGCAAGAACGTGTTCTTCTCCCCGCTGAGTGTGTCCCTGGCCCTGGCCGCTCTGTCTGTGGGGGCCAAGGGTCAAACCCACCAGCAGCTTTTCACTGTTCTGGGCTTCAACAGTAGCCTACTGATCCAAGAACAGGTGGACCAGGCCTTCCAGACCATCCTCACACAGCTCAACCAGAAAATAGGTGTGAACCTGATGGTAGGAAGTGCACTTTTCGTGCAAAACAACTTTACACCACACCCCGAGTTCCTTGAGGACTTGAAGCGCTTCTACCTTTCTGAGGGTGTCACAGTGGACTTCACCAACATTGCTAAGGCCATCGATACAATCAATACATACGTGGGGGACAAGACTAAAGGCAAGATAGATAAGTTAGTCAAAGATCTGGACCCAACCACTGTCATGTACCTCCTCAGCTACATTTACTTCAAAG GAAAATGGGAGATTCCATTTAACCCTGCAGACACAAAGGAGGACACATTTCATGTGGATGAAAACACCACTGTTCCGGTCCAGATGATGAGCATGATGAAGAGGTTCTCCGTCTACTACGACCAGGAGATCTCCACCAGTATCCTGCATCTCCGCTACAACGACTCAGTGTCCATGATGTTGGTGCTACCGGAGAAGGGACTCGCTAGTCTGGACGAGGTCATATGCCTCAACCACATCACCAAGTGGCACAGGTGGAAGAAAGCCAG GGAATATCATGTATATGTTCCCAAGTTGTCCATCACCACAACATACTCCCTCAAGGACATTCTGAGTGGAATCGGAATGCCGGACATATTCAGTGATCGAGCTGACTTCAGTGGAATATCAGAGGAACTGAAGGTGGCTGTCTCAGAG GTGGTGCAACAAGCCTCCTTGGACGTGGATGAGGCTGGAGCGACCACAGCAGCTGCCACAGGTGTGGTCCTTATGCCCCTCTCCTCCCGACACACCCATGTCTTGAAGTTCGACCATCCATTCATGGTATTTGTCATGGACCGGGAGACCAAGAATATTCTCTTCATGGGCAAGATCATCAACCCAGCCAACAAATAA